The Achromobacter deleyi genome has a window encoding:
- a CDS encoding SDR family oxidoreductase, which yields MSGRLQGKTAIVTAAGQGIGRAVAWAYAREGADVLAVDLNGAALQTLSGCRTQVLDVTDGRAVRALADAAGPVDVLFNGAGFVHAGTILDCDEDAWDFSFNLNVRSMYLLIRACLPGMLARGSGAIVNMASVAGSIKGAPNRCAYGATKAAVIGLTKAVAADYVAQGIRCNAICPGTVESPSLRQRIEAQAQASGQSIAAVEAAFTARQPMGRIGRTEEIASLAVYLASDESAFTTGTAQVIDGGWSN from the coding sequence ATGTCAGGAAGACTGCAAGGCAAGACCGCCATCGTCACCGCCGCCGGGCAGGGCATCGGCCGCGCGGTGGCGTGGGCCTACGCGAGGGAGGGCGCGGACGTGCTGGCCGTGGACCTGAACGGGGCGGCGCTGCAGACGCTGTCCGGCTGCCGCACGCAAGTGCTGGACGTGACCGACGGGCGCGCCGTGCGCGCGCTGGCGGACGCCGCCGGCCCGGTGGACGTGCTGTTCAATGGCGCGGGCTTCGTGCACGCCGGGACCATCCTGGATTGCGACGAAGACGCCTGGGACTTTTCATTCAACCTGAACGTGCGGTCCATGTACCTGCTGATCCGCGCCTGCCTGCCGGGCATGCTGGCGCGCGGCTCGGGCGCGATCGTCAACATGGCGTCGGTGGCCGGCAGCATCAAGGGCGCGCCGAACCGCTGCGCCTACGGCGCCACCAAGGCGGCCGTCATCGGCCTGACCAAGGCGGTCGCGGCCGACTACGTGGCCCAGGGCATACGCTGCAATGCGATCTGCCCCGGCACGGTGGAATCTCCGTCCCTGCGCCAGCGCATCGAGGCGCAGGCCCAGGCCAGCGGCCAGTCCATCGCCGCGGTGGAGGCGGCCTTCACCGCGCGCCAGCCCATGGGGCGCATCGGCCGCACGGAAGAGATCGCGTCGCTGGCGGTGTATCTTGCCAGCGACGAGTCCGCCTTCACCACCGGCACCGCTCAGGTGATCGACGGCGGCTGGTCGAACTGA
- a CDS encoding UxaA family hydrolase, with amino-acid sequence MSQTDTAVIRIHPADNVVIARRQLVSGTRLESEGVTILGLVPPGHKVAVRAIAAGAPVRRYNQIIGVARQDIAPGQHVHTQNLEFSDFERDYAVGQGAHPTDYVAEPAMFDGIVRADGRIATRNYIGILTSVNCSATVARAIADHFRRDIRPEALASCPNVDGVVALTHGAGCATGSEGEPLRVLRRTLGGYARHANFGGLMVVGLGCETNQIGGLMEQESLRESGMLHTFNIQDTGGTRKTVARGIELVERMLDQANRVRREAVPASHLTVGLQCGGSDGYSGISANPALGAAVDLLVRHGGTAILSETPEIYGGEHLLTRRAETPAVADKLLARVRWWEDYCARNDAEMDNNPSAGNKAGGLTTILEKSLGAIAKSGTTNLTDVYEYAEPVRARGLVFMDTPGYDPVSATGQVAGGANLICFTTGRGSAYGCAPAPSLKLSTNTALWQRQSDDIDINCGEVVDGAQSVAQMGERIFQLMLQTASGRRTRSETHGYGQNEFVPWQLGAVM; translated from the coding sequence ATGTCCCAGACCGATACGGCAGTGATACGCATCCACCCGGCGGACAACGTGGTGATCGCAAGACGGCAGCTGGTCAGCGGCACGCGCCTGGAAAGCGAGGGGGTGACGATCCTGGGCCTGGTGCCGCCCGGCCACAAGGTGGCCGTGCGCGCCATCGCGGCGGGTGCGCCGGTGCGGCGCTACAACCAGATCATCGGCGTGGCCCGGCAGGACATCGCGCCCGGCCAGCACGTCCATACCCAGAACCTGGAGTTCTCCGACTTCGAGCGCGATTATGCGGTCGGGCAGGGCGCGCACCCCACGGACTACGTGGCGGAACCGGCCATGTTCGACGGCATCGTGCGCGCCGACGGCCGCATCGCCACCAGGAACTACATCGGCATCCTGACCAGCGTGAACTGTTCGGCCACCGTGGCGCGCGCCATCGCCGACCATTTCCGGCGAGACATCCGGCCCGAGGCGCTGGCGTCCTGTCCGAACGTCGATGGCGTGGTGGCGCTGACGCATGGCGCCGGCTGCGCCACGGGCAGCGAAGGCGAGCCGCTGCGGGTGCTGCGGCGCACGTTGGGCGGCTACGCCCGCCACGCCAACTTCGGCGGACTGATGGTCGTCGGCCTGGGCTGCGAGACCAATCAGATCGGCGGGCTGATGGAGCAGGAAAGCTTGCGCGAAAGCGGCATGCTGCACACCTTCAACATCCAGGACACCGGCGGCACCCGCAAGACGGTGGCGCGCGGCATCGAGCTGGTAGAGCGCATGCTGGACCAGGCCAACCGCGTGCGGCGCGAGGCCGTGCCGGCCAGCCATCTGACCGTGGGCCTGCAGTGCGGTGGATCGGACGGCTATTCCGGCATCAGCGCCAATCCGGCGCTGGGCGCCGCGGTGGACCTGCTGGTGCGCCACGGCGGCACCGCCATTCTTTCCGAGACGCCCGAGATCTATGGCGGCGAGCACCTGCTGACGCGCCGGGCCGAAACGCCCGCCGTGGCGGACAAGCTGCTGGCGCGGGTGCGCTGGTGGGAGGACTACTGCGCCCGCAATGATGCCGAGATGGACAACAATCCCTCGGCCGGCAACAAGGCGGGCGGATTGACGACCATCCTGGAAAAGTCGCTGGGCGCGATCGCCAAGAGCGGCACGACCAACCTCACCGACGTCTACGAGTATGCCGAACCGGTGCGCGCGCGCGGACTGGTGTTCATGGATACCCCGGGCTACGACCCCGTCTCCGCCACGGGGCAGGTGGCGGGCGGCGCCAACCTGATCTGTTTCACCACCGGGCGCGGGTCGGCCTATGGCTGCGCGCCCGCGCCGTCCCTCAAGCTGTCCACCAACACCGCGCTGTGGCAGCGCCAGTCGGACGACATCGACATCAATTGCGGCGAAGTGGTTGACGGCGCGCAAAGCGTGGCGCAGATGGGCGAGCGTATCTTCCAGCTGATGCTGCAGACGGCGTCCGGCCGGCGCACACGTAGCGAAACGCATGGTTACGGTCAAAATGAGTTTGTCCCATGGCAACTGGGCGCGGTGATGTAG
- a CDS encoding fumarylacetoacetate hydrolase family protein, whose product MKLMRYGPKGFEKPGLVDAQGQVRDLSSVVADITAQTLGAAKLAELRALDPSTLPLVAQPGRTAPPWSGMGKFICIGLNYADHAAESGLPVPAEPVIFMKPTSAVVGCNDPVVLPQDSVKTDWEVELGVVIGEKARYVSEADAMKHVAGYCVVNDVSEREYQIERGGTWDKGKGCDTFGPVGPWLATADEIPHPQDLEMWLEVNGKRYQNGSTRTMVFGVAQLVAYVSRFMTLYPGDLISTGTPPGVGMGQKPAPIYLKAGDEIKLGIAGLGEQRQRVHAWDPALIDG is encoded by the coding sequence ATGAAACTGATGCGCTATGGCCCCAAGGGCTTCGAGAAGCCCGGACTGGTCGACGCCCAGGGCCAGGTACGCGACCTGTCGTCCGTCGTGGCCGACATCACCGCCCAGACGCTGGGCGCCGCCAAGCTGGCGGAGCTGCGCGCGCTGGATCCGTCCACGCTGCCGCTGGTGGCGCAACCCGGCCGGACCGCGCCGCCCTGGAGCGGCATGGGCAAGTTCATCTGCATCGGCCTGAACTATGCCGACCACGCCGCCGAATCGGGCCTGCCGGTGCCGGCCGAGCCCGTCATCTTCATGAAGCCGACCTCGGCCGTGGTGGGCTGCAACGACCCGGTGGTGCTGCCCCAGGATTCCGTGAAGACCGACTGGGAGGTGGAGCTGGGCGTGGTGATCGGAGAGAAGGCGCGCTACGTCAGCGAGGCCGACGCGATGAAGCACGTGGCCGGCTATTGCGTGGTGAACGACGTGTCCGAGCGTGAATACCAGATCGAACGCGGCGGCACCTGGGACAAGGGCAAGGGTTGCGACACCTTCGGCCCGGTGGGCCCGTGGCTGGCCACCGCCGACGAAATCCCCCATCCGCAAGACCTGGAGATGTGGCTGGAAGTGAACGGCAAACGCTACCAGAACGGCAGCACCCGCACGATGGTGTTCGGCGTGGCGCAGCTGGTGGCCTACGTCAGCCGCTTCATGACGCTGTATCCGGGCGACCTGATCAGCACGGGCACGCCGCCCGGCGTGGGCATGGGACAAAAGCCCGCGCCCATCTACCTGAAGGCGGGCGACGAGATCAAGCTGGGCATCGCCGGCCTGGGCGAACAGCGCCAGCGCGTGCATGCCTGGGATCCCGCCCTGATCGACGGCTGA